The Candidatus Zixiibacteriota bacterium genome segment GGGATTTCAACGAGGACGGCGCGGTGAAGGTGTCGGATCTCACCGGTCTGATCAACTACCTCTTCCGCGGCGGGGTCGCGCCGATTTGTCTCCCGCACGGCGACACCAACGCCGACGGCGCCATCAAGGTGTCGGACCTGACCCTGCTGATCAACTACCTCTTCCGCGGCGGGCCGGCTCCGGCGGCCTGCTGACCGCGCGGCACAAACACGAAGCCGGCGGCGGCCTTGCCCGCCACCGGCTTTTTCATTTCCCGCCGCGCCGTCCCCCCACGATCACGACTCGATGTTAAGGCGCTTGATCATCTTGCGCAGGTTGGCCGGATCGATCTTGAGCTCCTCACCGGCCGCGATCACGTTCCCGCGCGCCCGGTCGAGCGCCTGCACGATCTTCATCCGCTTGAATTCCCATACCTGTTCGGCCAGGCCGGAGTTTCCGTTGGGGGCGGCGCTGCTCTCGTACCCGAGGTGGTTGGCCACGTCGTGGTAGGTGATGTAGTAACCGGGCGAAAGTTGAATGAGCGACTCCACCGTGTCGGAGAGCTGCCGGACATTGCCGGGCCAGTCGAATTCGACGAGGAGGGCGCGGGCCGACGGCTCGAACACTTTCAGGCCGACCCCGTTGATCCGGCAGGTCCGCTCGATGAAGTAGTCGAGGAGCTCGGGAATGTCCTCCCGGCGTTCCCGGAGCGCGGGCAGGCGGATCGTCACGCCTTTGAGGCGGTAGTAGAGATCCATCCGGAAAGCGCCGCTGCGCACCTGTTCCTCGAGGTCGAGGTGGGTGGCGCAGATGACGCGGACGTCGACACTGCGCTTCACGCAGGTGCCCACCGGGGTGACCTCGCCATACTCGATAGCGCGGAGGATTTTCGCCTGGGTGGCGGGATCGAGTTCGCCGATCTCATCGAGGAACAGCGTGCTCCCGTCGGCGGCTTCGAAATACCCGACGCGGTTGGCCACCGCCCCGGTGAACGACCCCTCGGTGTGGCCGAAGAGTTCGGACTCGACCATGGTCGGGTCTTTCTGGCTGCAGTTGACGACCATCATCTCCCGGTCGGCGCGGCGGCTCCGGGCATGGAGGGCGCGGGCGACCAGCTCTTTGCCGCTCCCGGTGGGGCCGAGGATCATGACTTTCGACGTGGTCGGGCCGATCTGCTCGATCCGCTGGTAGATCTGGCGCATGTCGCGCGACTTCCCCACCATACCGTAGCGCTCTCGCGCCGCATCGATCAAGTCGCTTCCCGTGTTGCCCAGACGGTGGTACTGCACGGCGTTCTTGACCGCCCGCCGGAGACGCGAGGGTGGTTCGTTCTTGCCGATGAAGTCGAAGGGGTGGTAGTCGCGGTCGATATCCTCCTCCGAGTAATTTCCCGCAAACCCGGTGTGGAAGATGATCGGGATTTCGGGGGCGATGTCCTTGATGAGGTTGGCGGCTTTCAGGCCGTCCATGCGGGCCATGCGGATGTCGAGGATGATGGTGTCGATCTCGGGGTGCTCTTTGATCCGCTCGAGCGCCTCCTGGCCGGAGAGCGCGGTGAGGACAGCGTAATCATCGGTGAACGATTCCAGCATGGCCTCGAGAACCATGCGGTCGTCGTCGACGATGAGAATCTGTCCGCTCTTAGACACTGGTAGACAACTGCTTACAAGTGACTGCCACCTGGGAGCAATATAATGAATGTGGTTCCTCTGTCAAGCGCGGATTCAAGACCGATCTGACCATCATACAGCTCCACGATCCGTTTGGCGACCGCCAGCCCCAGGCCGGTCCCACGGTCGAGCTTGGTGGTGAAGAACGGCTCGAAGGCCCGCTGCTGGATCTCGAACGGAATCCCCGGTCCGGTGTCGCGGACGACAATGCGCACCCGGCCGTCGTCCGGCCGGGCGGCGATCGACACCGCCCGTTCCGTTACTTCGGCGACCGCGTCGAGGGCATTGATCACGAGGTTGTTGAACAGGCTGTAGAGGTGCGATTTGCCGACCGTGACAAAGAGATCGGCGGGGATGTCGGCGGTGATGGTCGCCGCCAGTTCCTCGGCGGCGTGGCGGTTCTGCTCGACGATCTCCTGAATGACGCCGGCGAGCCGGACCCGCTCCACCCGGCGCTGGGACTCCAGCCGGGCGTACTGGGTGACGGTTTCTGTCAGGGAAATGGCGCGGCGGACGGCGCGATCGGCCAACTGCATGAGACGCTCGGTGCGGGCGAGATCGG includes the following:
- a CDS encoding sigma-54-dependent Fis family transcriptional regulator, which translates into the protein MSKSGQILIVDDDRMVLEAMLESFTDDYAVLTALSGQEALERIKEHPEIDTIILDIRMARMDGLKAANLIKDIAPEIPIIFHTGFAGNYSEEDIDRDYHPFDFIGKNEPPSRLRRAVKNAVQYHRLGNTGSDLIDAARERYGMVGKSRDMRQIYQRIEQIGPTTSKVMILGPTGSGKELVARALHARSRRADREMMVVNCSQKDPTMVESELFGHTEGSFTGAVANRVGYFEAADGSTLFLDEIGELDPATQAKILRAIEYGEVTPVGTCVKRSVDVRVICATHLDLEEQVRSGAFRMDLYYRLKGVTIRLPALRERREDIPELLDYFIERTCRINGVGLKVFEPSARALLVEFDWPGNVRQLSDTVESLIQLSPGYYITYHDVANHLGYESSAAPNGNSGLAEQVWEFKRMKIVQALDRARGNVIAAGEELKIDPANLRKMIKRLNIES